In Erigeron canadensis isolate Cc75 chromosome 8, C_canadensis_v1, whole genome shotgun sequence, the DNA window CTAATTTTTGGGACAGATCCGAATTCATTGGATCTTTTACCTTTAATTGTTTATGTACGTGTGGACTAAAAACAACATCATTACTATACTGTTTGGATTCTAAATTTCTGGCATGAAGTAATGAAGACGCtgtaaaaaaaaacactgaATTTATCAATTAGTTAACATCGTCATGTTTCTAATACCAACGTACTTCCCTTAAAAACAGTTTCTTGATCGTATGTATTTCAGGTGATCTTTTACGCATGTTAGAATGGCTAAAGAACATGCCGGATCACCAAAATATCACCAGTTGGAAGCAAGGAGAAATCATGTAACATGGATCCTAGCCGTTAGCGGACTGTGTATCTTGTTCTACGTATTAGGAGCTTGGCAAAGTAGTATAGCACCAACGATACATACCGAAATCACCAAAAAAGTTGGATGTGATAATACATCTAATGAAGCCATTGGTTCATCAAGATCATCAACGCCGTCATCATCTGTGACATTGGACTTTGAAAGTCACCATCAGTTGGTAGTGGAAAATTCACAACAGTTGCCCGAGTTCCCACCGTGCAATATGTCCTATAGTGAATACACTCCATGCCAAGACCCGGAGAGAGGAAATAAATTTGATAGAGAAATGTTGAAGTATAGAGAGAGACATTGTCCAAGTAAAGAGGAACTCCTACGTTGCCTCATACCTGCACCACCAAAGTACAAGCTACCTTTCAAATGGCCAAAAAGCCGAGACTATGCATGGTTTGCCAACATTCCTCACAAAGAGCTTAGCGTTGAGAAAAGTCATCAAAACTGGATTAAAGTAGAAGGTGACTGGTTTAGATTTCCAGGAGGTGGTACTATGTTCCGACATGGAGCTGATTCTTACATCGATGATATCAATGAACTCATACCTCTCTCAAATGGAACCATTCGAACTGCAATTGATACTGGCTGTGGAGTAAGTATATGATTTCTTTCATATTATCTttcttgttttttaaattttgaacatCTAAGATCAATACTTTGAACAATGTGTTAGGTTGCAAGTTGGGGTGCATACCTGCTTAAAAGGGACATCATAACGATGTCTTTTGCTCCAAAGGACACGCACGAAGCCCAAGTATGGTTTGCATTAGAGCGTGGAGTTCCTGCTATCATTGGCATTATGGGATCACAAAGACTTCCTTACCCAGCCAGGGCATTCGACATGGCTCACTGTGCTCGCTGTCTTATTCCATGGTATAAATATGGTAAGGTTATGGAGCTTTGACTACAGATAATCAGAtatacaagtattttaattaatgttttaCAAAATGAACGGCGACGTAATTAGATATTATATGGAATATGAAATGACTTCAATACGATAGTTTCAGATCTGACATGCTGGACTTATTCTCATGTGAATTACAAGCAATTTTGTAGTTCTAACGATTTCCATGTATTCTGTGATTCACTTCTGATCCTTACTATTAATAAATGTGTAGATGGATTGTATTTACTTGAAGTGGATAGAATTCTAAGGCCTGGTGGTTACTGGATACTATCTGGACCTCCAATTCGTTGGGAGAAACTGTGGAAAGGTTGGGAAAGAACCCCGGAAGATTTAAAACATGAACAAGACGAAATTGAGGAAGTTGCAAAACGTCTTTGTTGGAAAAAAGTCATCGAAAAGGATGCTCTTGCCGTGTGGCAAAAGCCAATCAACCACATTGAATGTATCAAAAGGAAAAAGACACATCAGAAGCCACATATATGCAAATCAGGCAATGCGGATGAAGCTTGGTACGTACTCTTAGTTTTCTTTACGATAATATCACATACTGTTAtctaaaatgttataaattGTTGCAACATATGTCTAACCACATTTGGTATGTATAAGGTACAAAGAACTGGAGACCTGTATCACCCCATTGCCAGAAGTAAGCAGCCCAGATAAAGTCTCAGGTGGAGCCATAAAGAAATGGCCAGAACGTGCAACTGCTGTTCCTCCTAGAATAAAAAACAACATGGTAAAGGGTATCACGGAAGAAAAATTCAACAAGGATAATGAACTCTGGAAAGAACGGGTGACACATTACAAAAAAATCGTTACTGCCTTGCCTACAGGAAAATGCCGTAACGTGATGGACATGAATGCTTACCTAGGTGGATTTTCTGCAGCCTTGATGAAACAGAAATACCCAGTGTGGGTAATGAATGTGGTTCCTGTAAAAGTCCAACCTGATACACTTGGAGTAATTTATGAACGAGGATTCATTGGAGTGTATCATGACTGGTGTGAGGCGTTTGACACTTATCCAAGAACATATGATTTAATCCATGCAGGCAGTGTGTTCAGCATATATCAAGATAGGTAATGTGAAACAAAGAATATGATCTTTTTGGTAGTTTAACATCTTTGTTACAAGAATATGATGCTAATGATTACGGTATGTATGTGTTTAAAGGTGCGATATCACGGATATTCTACTGGAAATGGATAGAATATTGCGTCCAGAAGGGAGTGTTATATTTAGAGATGATGCAGATATGATAGGGAAGATTAAAAGTATAGCAGAACGTATGAGTTGGAAAACCAAGACAGTTGACCATGAAAGTGGACCACTCAATGAGGAAAAAATTCTTGTTGCTGTGAAAAGCTACTGGGCAGCTGAAGCAAATGAGGTGAAAAATGACAGTAAATCTAAGTAGCAGATGTACTTTTTTGTATAAGTAGAAAGTGTATGTAGCCTAATTTGAATGTCTTTCTTAAGTgttgttttagtttttgtttgttttagaaCATCAAATTGGTATAGCAAATGGTTGAGCATTAGAAGTTTCCATTTTGAAAGGCTTACCTATCTACACTACCCTAAATACTATTAGTTATTTTAtcgataaaaaaaacataatttaaatGATTGGAGGGAAGTTAGTGGCACTTCACTTGTTGGCAGGAAGTTGCTTCCAATGAACGGAGAGGATGAACTAGACCTGCATATGAAAAGACAAGGCAGTGCAAATGATCTGTAGACAATAACAAAGAGCCATTTACTTTTAGTTCTGCGGCCTAAACACAGGCCTAAACACGGgcctgaaatatatatatatatataattatatatatatacatcatcgGGCGCAGCAAGGAATGAAGAAAAAAGCGAAGGCCGGGAATAGATGAAATGAATTATACGGGACACATGTAGAGGATACAGATATAGAAAATAGGAGTCCATTAAAACATTATCAATAAAACATTAGTCTCCACTATAATGTCTGCAAGATTTACAATAGGATAGCTGCAAAAGCCCCCCACAGAACTACCAGCAAATGGTCAAagaacaaaaccatcatttaaaaaccCATAATACGTTTCCCAGATAAACTATATCCACCTGCTCCTCTACATATCACAATTCACAAAATAGAATATTTGTATGCACGTATATGACCATCACAAAGAACTAAGTGGAAGCTTCTCGTCATGTACAGCAAAGTGCAGCAACAAGAGCCTCGTATTTAGCAAGCACTCAAGCCTCCCTGGCCCTGCAGAAGCAATAAACCTACCAAAGGTGACCAAAGCATTAAAAAGCAAACAAGAACACCTTAGTCTTGATACACTTTGCAATGAGAATCGTCTGACTGCAGCCAAGTGATAGTACAGCTGCTAAAACAAACAGAAATAGTGAAATGATACCGCCGACGGCCTCTATTGATACTACTACAGAGCTTATCACTTAACACACCTGCACGGATGCAAAAAACCAACAAACTCCTCACTAGCTAAAGAGCATGATCCAATCACGCAGATCAGACCACGGGCTCTTGTTAGACAAGCATCCTGAAGAAGATGCTCTAATATGACAAGAAATCAAATATGGGCTCTAGAGAATCCAACAGTTTGAGAAGAAACTGTCTTGCATACACCAGGTAAGATTTATCAAAAAGAAGACAGAAAACAAACAATAAGACAAAAGGTTCTCCTCTCTGCACTCTCTGATGCGGCAAGTAACTTCTGCTgacttaaataaaaaagatttatcAAAAAGAAGACAGAAAACAAACAATAAGACAAAAGGTCAAAAACTGAATATCAAGAAACAAATATAGAAAGAACCTGAGATTTAGAATCTTGTTTGATGTTATATTCAATTCCAAAATGATGTATTTCATTATACATGAAAAATCAGGAGAATCAAAAGATGAATGCGAGATCGATACAACAAAGGATGCCTCACAAACCCTTAAAAAAACATAGTCTAACCACTCCATGTACCATTAAATGTGATACCAAGAACAGATCACGTAAACTACAGCAAGATAGAGCAAGTAACTATTAAGTGACACTAATATGCTGTAGTTTAAAACATATTAAGTGACACTAATGCCGAATACATACATACTCAGATATCTACCACTCTTTCAAAGGACTGTCAACACTCATCATGTTCGATCAATAGTCATGACCAGAATGCATATGACCCTGTACTAGAGTAAAATCTGATGAGGCATCCTTTTGATATGAGGGACTTTAATTAGGATGAAAACATATATGTAAAGGCATATCAAAGAccataaattaagaaaaagcCTAGACAAACCACATGAGCTTTGTATGTATCTGACTGCAGGTATGGAACTCACACGTGCCACCTGCATTCAGCCCATGCAGACAATCTCTGCGGTTCTGCGCATAAAAGAGACTGCCCACATATCAACAACACAGAAGAAAAAGACAGACTTGTGCGAATTATTACAGTATCTacctacctatatatatatattatgttatatatatacaccatagATGCAACCTTTTCCGGTAATATGACCCGAACAGATCTTTAGGATGCCCGAATATCAATACCTTTTATTTAACTGATGATTCAACGTCCTGCAAAGAATCTACATTCTTGATTATGATTAAAGAAATACAATAATTAACAAGAAACTGATTTCAAAATAAACCCTAGATCTTGCTTGTGTGTGTTTGGACGGGGTGTTGTTAGAGTTACAGAGCATCCCtgtatgtatgcatgtataattgtatatctaTAGTCATGTCGGTTTCGGTCATCCCGCGTCGTTCAAACGCAAatcaatcttaatatatactataaaacagttaaactaatgacttattaaccaatcacattgttcgatttcatcttgatgatgtcatcatttagataaactacaaataaaaaatcctaataatcattatccaaatatattattatattagcatttatattgatttatagaaaaagtcttaaatacttaatttatatttatttttatccatctaacttaaaagaattttttaaaatttataatcatttgattaaataaattttttttcaacatatgaaatattttctaaaaaaaattatttcaaaacataatgacttattaacaaatattagattagatttttataattataaatattaatatttagtttaatatttgatataaatacagTGTGAcatctagatacatatcccaaacacgATTTATAACAGCGGGCTACTTGaatcctaaatccaaatcaatataaactccattcaagattTATTCTATCACTCAATCAAAAAGGtgcatacttttcttttttatatattagttttgcatattaatatttaaagttacaattatcactcaaatcaagagtcctaattgttatcaaataatataaaaacaattttaattattatcatattatcataaaataagtgattgaaaataaacttatgcgtgttatggacgcacaacatgattaaatacatatacttgaatgtcaagcacaaaatcacaaatatgtttatatcttttattcttaattatctttcataataatatcacattatgagtacaactggtttcaaaata includes these proteins:
- the LOC122579809 gene encoding probable methyltransferase PMT17, producing MAKEHAGSPKYHQLEARRNHVTWILAVSGLCILFYVLGAWQSSIAPTIHTEITKKVGCDNTSNEAIGSSRSSTPSSSVTLDFESHHQLVVENSQQLPEFPPCNMSYSEYTPCQDPERGNKFDREMLKYRERHCPSKEELLRCLIPAPPKYKLPFKWPKSRDYAWFANIPHKELSVEKSHQNWIKVEGDWFRFPGGGTMFRHGADSYIDDINELIPLSNGTIRTAIDTGCGVASWGAYLLKRDIITMSFAPKDTHEAQVWFALERGVPAIIGIMGSQRLPYPARAFDMAHCARCLIPWYKYDGLYLLEVDRILRPGGYWILSGPPIRWEKLWKGWERTPEDLKHEQDEIEEVAKRLCWKKVIEKDALAVWQKPINHIECIKRKKTHQKPHICKSGNADEAWYKELETCITPLPEVSSPDKVSGGAIKKWPERATAVPPRIKNNMVKGITEEKFNKDNELWKERVTHYKKIVTALPTGKCRNVMDMNAYLGGFSAALMKQKYPVWVMNVVPVKVQPDTLGVIYERGFIGVYHDWCEAFDTYPRTYDLIHAGSVFSIYQDRCDITDILLEMDRILRPEGSVIFRDDADMIGKIKSIAERMSWKTKTVDHESGPLNEEKILVAVKSYWAAEANEVKNDSKSK